Proteins from one Mucilaginibacter jinjuensis genomic window:
- a CDS encoding type II toxin-antitoxin system RelE/ParE family toxin → MSLAVNWTDEAQETFDGIVELIDQKWGHKSASEFISHVQRVIMLISIQPYMFKEVSIPNCRQVVITKQTSMFYTVQNDSIVILFFYDNRQNPLF, encoded by the coding sequence GTGAGTTTAGCGGTAAACTGGACCGATGAAGCTCAGGAAACCTTTGATGGAATAGTTGAACTGATAGATCAAAAATGGGGGCACAAATCTGCTTCAGAGTTTATTAGTCATGTGCAAAGGGTTATAATGCTTATCAGTATACAACCTTACATGTTTAAGGAAGTATCAATCCCAAATTGCAGACAGGTAGTTATTACCAAACAAACCTCCATGTTTTATACAGTACAAAATGATTCGATAGTTATCTTATTCTTTTACGATAACAGGCAAAATCCACTGTTCTGA